In one Dermacentor variabilis isolate Ectoservices chromosome 4, ASM5094787v1, whole genome shotgun sequence genomic region, the following are encoded:
- the LOC142577937 gene encoding uncharacterized protein LOC142577937, with product MYVLQVLHCSRLRLQALHRVFATFIWSSSCESMRHDNLFLPLERGGLGLVHLFVRQIVSRLFFFRDSDHPFLREMLQLRLVHNVPNIVVSSNAKDVPQAPWGFLKEIVVTFLFLKVRFSLEYVFTASRKAISAALVDSVFLDPLYRVPYLSRPYQDVLKGFPKMCVPPGVKTFFFKLHSETLPVKTSLNSRGCFVPWSTNCRLCPRAETIDHCFIDCRDAVFFWDLLQRALKKDIDITPYSIRFLPFKVTGGPPYEMFIVLVFYSLWRRRLCDRHAESPRSTRSFFRESVAYLRSVYAAQEPPPDWMHLLDACVCLPEF from the coding sequence atgtatgtgctgcaagtactgcactgctcacgacttcgccttcaggcactgcatcgcgtatttgcaacatttatttggagttcgagttgtgaatcgatgcggcacgacaatctgttcctcccccttgaacgtggtggtctaggattagtccacctcttcgtcaggcaaattgtttctcgcctgtttttctttcgagacagtgaccatccgtttttgcgtgaaatgttgcaacttcGTTTAGTTCATAATgttcctaatatagtagtgtcatcaaatgccaaagatgtcccacaggctccttggggctttctcaaggagATTGTTGTTACATTTCTTTTCCTGAAggttagattcagcctggagtacgtgttcactgcgagtcgaaaagcaatttctgcggcactggtggactctgTTTTCCTAGATCCTTTGTATCGTGTaccttatttaagccgaccttatcaggatgtacttaaggGCTTCCcaaaaatgtgtgtacctcctggagtaaaaacatttttctttaaattacattcggaaacactccctgtcAAAACTTCGTTGAATTCGAGaggttgctttgtgccgtggtcaacaaactgccgactctgtccacgtgccgaaacaatagatcactgtttcatagactgtagggacgctgtatttttTTGGGACCTTCTCCAACGGGCGCTTAAAAAAGACATTGACATTACTccatattcaattaggtttctaccgtttaaggtcacgggtggtcctccctatgagATGTTCATAGTACTTGTTTTCTATAGCCTATGGAGAAGAagactgtgtgatcgccatgccgaaagcccgcgatctacaagatccttctttcgcgaaagtgttGCTTATttaagaagtgtgtacgctgcgcaggaacctccgccagactggatgcacttgttggatgcatgtgtgtgtttgcctgagttttaa